One window of Chryseobacterium indologenes genomic DNA carries:
- a CDS encoding DUF6493 family protein, protein MKERLYEILNEEKIHEIIPFLKELSNEERKTLVPSIKKMDREISKIVMTKNSYHTAGSVNQHSIIDIASFVCMDKKNFGKNYWSLFRNAEQTEQILEWGCPEWFSDFINESVEAEFTAFNYKDILGWTEKGYVQPKPELLGHHLSNYPAELDRHPETLNTHFWYLCEYPSKSLPFRKEWFPIVQKLIAEKKIERKRFLKECLLASNRNFNKNVTGWFMDAFTSLKPTEEELTELQDDLLAGLASSQSKAVNTILSHLKKIVGVSDFKNDEFSHYLPNLLSSEVKTVVVSSLVLTEKIFQRKKIDPEMLGMALSTAFVSKDDGIQSKAAKIILKYIPASENMIEALSHYSDNILTNVRPLLVKYIEETQPELVAIASEKLSLTTDENAVKVLQNFEDLMFYLPVAMDDPYSQHCDIALTGFIRFAGDVNAESVKLIEPVFLKACKTISKWEVPYLNVLLCNAIINYGLDLMEKYPVQLKNLEKIYHKTKEEEAARESYSNYQKKLGPIEDVGADCPARIAFKELAIYAYEKIKSGDKIPLLFTVTHAPCWISPVTLVERLESYQNNNIEPHHLDIQLALQRCALDNTSEAITETEKRLKGEYKELLLFFFGKNAKPEGKFEHPSWWMTAGITRSPETVFEEFSSFGYDDIPVEFFSGAYKWKTIDNKKNSYYPVELKIVIPKYHLAKRKEPLFVEYFVAEQKELIEIPALMLCFPNTPANALAKVIKHCLFFSGIAEVYERSLVLNTANALYQIKKPLDEIGYLFLGTIFLDSDKTIRGTAAEIWLEHVSSQTMDNAWLGRVIGLHEKLEWAPVKRLTDLMQHHMLNVSKNHNVALEELISNILLQMDAPVTNLKKILEIYHEVLALNHSEAHKEIIGKLNSWKENSSLKKICSLLLKK, encoded by the coding sequence ATGAAAGAAAGACTTTATGAGATCCTTAATGAGGAAAAGATACATGAGATTATCCCTTTTTTAAAAGAGCTTAGTAATGAAGAAAGGAAAACACTGGTGCCATCTATAAAGAAAATGGATAGGGAGATCAGTAAAATTGTGATGACTAAAAACTCCTACCATACAGCAGGATCTGTGAATCAGCATTCCATTATTGATATTGCTTCATTTGTCTGCATGGACAAAAAGAATTTCGGTAAAAACTACTGGAGTCTTTTCCGTAATGCAGAACAGACCGAACAGATTCTGGAGTGGGGCTGCCCGGAATGGTTTTCAGACTTTATCAATGAATCCGTAGAAGCTGAATTTACAGCATTTAACTATAAAGACATTTTGGGATGGACAGAAAAAGGCTATGTACAGCCCAAACCGGAACTGCTTGGACATCATCTGAGTAATTATCCGGCTGAACTGGACCGCCATCCCGAAACCCTTAATACCCACTTTTGGTATCTATGTGAATATCCTTCCAAATCTTTACCCTTCCGTAAAGAATGGTTTCCTATTGTTCAGAAGCTGATCGCAGAAAAAAAGATTGAAAGGAAAAGGTTTTTGAAAGAATGCCTTCTGGCTTCCAATAGAAATTTTAATAAAAATGTCACAGGCTGGTTTATGGATGCATTTACCTCATTAAAACCAACTGAAGAAGAACTGACTGAACTGCAGGATGATTTACTTGCAGGGCTGGCTTCCTCCCAGTCAAAAGCTGTGAATACCATATTATCACATTTGAAAAAAATTGTGGGAGTTTCTGATTTTAAAAATGATGAATTTTCCCATTACCTTCCGAATTTGCTGAGCTCGGAAGTAAAAACAGTGGTTGTTTCCAGTCTGGTACTGACCGAAAAAATATTCCAGAGAAAGAAAATAGATCCCGAAATGTTGGGAATGGCTTTAAGTACGGCATTTGTAAGCAAAGATGATGGGATACAGTCAAAAGCAGCAAAGATCATTCTTAAATATATTCCGGCTTCAGAAAATATGATAGAGGCACTTTCCCATTATTCAGATAATATACTGACTAATGTACGTCCTCTTCTTGTAAAATATATTGAAGAAACACAGCCGGAATTGGTGGCAATAGCTTCGGAAAAATTATCTCTGACTACAGATGAAAATGCTGTGAAAGTACTTCAGAACTTTGAAGATCTGATGTTTTATCTTCCTGTTGCCATGGATGATCCGTACAGTCAGCATTGTGATATTGCTTTGACTGGATTTATCCGTTTTGCCGGAGACGTAAATGCCGAATCCGTGAAATTAATTGAGCCGGTATTTTTGAAAGCCTGTAAAACAATTTCGAAATGGGAAGTTCCCTATCTGAATGTTTTATTGTGTAATGCCATTATTAATTATGGCTTGGATCTAATGGAAAAATATCCTGTTCAGCTTAAAAACCTGGAAAAGATTTATCATAAGACCAAAGAAGAGGAAGCAGCAAGAGAATCTTATTCCAATTATCAGAAAAAATTGGGGCCGATTGAAGATGTCGGTGCAGATTGCCCTGCCAGAATAGCGTTTAAAGAGCTGGCCATCTATGCTTATGAAAAAATAAAATCAGGAGATAAGATCCCGTTATTATTCACGGTTACCCATGCTCCATGCTGGATTTCCCCAGTAACGTTGGTGGAAAGATTGGAAAGCTACCAGAATAATAATATTGAACCCCATCATCTGGATATTCAGCTGGCATTGCAGCGTTGTGCTTTAGACAATACTTCAGAAGCGATCACAGAAACTGAAAAAAGATTAAAAGGAGAATATAAAGAACTGTTACTTTTTTTCTTTGGCAAAAATGCTAAGCCGGAAGGAAAATTTGAACACCCTTCATGGTGGATGACTGCAGGAATTACCCGTTCGCCGGAAACCGTGTTTGAAGAATTCAGCAGTTTCGGGTATGATGATATTCCTGTAGAATTCTTTTCAGGGGCTTACAAATGGAAGACCATCGATAATAAGAAAAACTCATACTATCCTGTAGAGCTGAAGATTGTTATTCCAAAATATCATCTTGCAAAAAGGAAAGAACCTTTATTCGTGGAATATTTCGTTGCCGAACAGAAAGAGCTTATCGAAATTCCTGCCTTGATGCTTTGCTTTCCGAATACTCCGGCAAATGCTTTGGCAAAAGTAATCAAGCATTGCCTTTTCTTTTCAGGAATTGCCGAAGTCTATGAAAGAAGCCTGGTTTTGAATACCGCAAATGCACTTTATCAGATCAAAAAGCCATTGGATGAAATCGGATATCTGTTCCTAGGAACTATTTTTCTGGACAGCGATAAAACCATTCGTGGTACAGCAGCTGAAATATGGCTGGAACATGTTTCTTCCCAAACGATGGATAATGCATGGTTAGGAAGAGTGATCGGCCTGCATGAAAAACTGGAATGGGCACCTGTTAAAAGGTTGACTGATCTTATGCAGCATCATATGCTGAACGTCAGTAAGAACCATAATGTAGCCCTGGAAGAATTGATTTCCAATATATTGCTTCAAATGGATGCTCCGGTCACCAACCTGAAAAAGATTCTGGAAATCTACCATGAAGTATTGGCTTTGAATCACTCAGAAGCTCATAAAGAGATCATCGGGAAACTCAATAGCTGGAAAGAAAATTCGAGTCTGAAAAAAATCTGCAGTCTTCTTCTGAAAAAATAA
- a CDS encoding SWIM zinc finger family protein: MEGTLIYNYSGTSCLVRRDALEELFLSKYSEIHKNTDAPCFFWGNVGQPFILARCLITLSNIVKSSFNLSPFQMSLLKDPIVTAGNHRLRFEGFSHCAGVYARVDVLPEGLEGGFLENGTTNVDFNQPMITALGSIRPNEKIMLSVGEKEVGLYNEDEKIIERKVPLPAKWIKGLGTVQVYLSESEKRHTFNKIQTQQLFRGMPKGVIKSDYYLIVRGNKPIFSPVKSADAVCIGGLHRLRLLEPLLPYIDCMQVFSHSNMQSTTWQLYMGPIRFCFSLSRECWRGFSGEGAVLESLISEVSDEWIDALDKYAYANQSFNPDMLALEENLSFSKTDTITGRLAAMGLLGYDLDDHEFFYRRLPFKLSRIIGLNPRIKNADKLIENGKVEILNNNKARTEARVEGTGVHHTVIIEEEKERCTCEWFSKYQGERGPCKHVLAVKKLVKTGETFSI, from the coding sequence ATGGAGGGTACGCTTATTTACAACTATTCAGGAACGTCCTGTTTAGTAAGGAGAGATGCGCTTGAAGAATTGTTTCTCTCCAAATATAGTGAAATACATAAAAATACCGATGCTCCATGTTTTTTCTGGGGAAATGTCGGGCAACCCTTTATTTTAGCGCGTTGTCTTATTACACTGTCCAATATTGTAAAATCGAGCTTTAATCTGTCTCCGTTTCAAATGTCGCTTCTTAAAGATCCGATCGTAACTGCCGGAAATCACAGATTACGCTTTGAAGGTTTTTCTCACTGTGCCGGAGTTTATGCAAGAGTTGACGTACTGCCTGAAGGTCTGGAAGGTGGATTTCTTGAAAATGGAACTACAAATGTAGATTTCAATCAACCAATGATAACTGCGCTGGGAAGCATCCGCCCAAATGAAAAAATTATGCTTTCCGTGGGTGAAAAGGAAGTAGGGCTGTATAACGAAGATGAAAAAATAATAGAAAGAAAAGTTCCTTTACCCGCAAAATGGATCAAAGGATTGGGAACGGTTCAGGTATATTTATCGGAATCCGAAAAACGTCATACTTTCAATAAAATTCAGACTCAACAACTATTCCGCGGGATGCCGAAAGGAGTGATAAAGTCAGATTATTATTTGATTGTGAGAGGAAATAAACCCATTTTTTCTCCGGTAAAGTCAGCGGATGCCGTTTGTATAGGCGGGCTTCACAGGCTTCGTCTTTTAGAACCTCTGCTTCCTTATATTGATTGTATGCAGGTCTTTTCTCATTCTAATATGCAGTCTACAACATGGCAGCTTTATATGGGACCTATCAGATTTTGTTTTTCTTTGTCCAGAGAGTGCTGGAGAGGTTTCTCAGGAGAAGGAGCTGTCCTGGAAAGTCTGATTTCTGAGGTTTCTGATGAGTGGATTGATGCTTTGGATAAGTATGCTTATGCCAATCAATCTTTTAATCCAGATATGCTTGCTCTGGAAGAGAATCTGAGTTTCAGCAAAACTGATACTATTACAGGAAGACTCGCTGCAATGGGATTATTGGGTTATGACCTTGATGATCATGAATTTTTCTACCGCAGGCTTCCTTTTAAGTTAAGCCGTATTATCGGACTCAATCCCCGCATAAAAAATGCCGATAAGTTGATAGAAAACGGAAAAGTTGAAATTTTAAACAATAATAAAGCAAGAACAGAAGCCAGAGTAGAAGGAACCGGTGTACATCATACGGTAATCATTGAAGAAGAAAAAGAGCGCTGTACCTGCGAATGGTTCAGTAAATATCAGGGTGAAAGAGGACCTTGTAAACACGTGTTGGCGGTGAAGAAACTGGTAAAAACAGGTGAAACTTTTTCTATCTGA
- a CDS encoding VOC family protein, whose translation MIKGIYETHVQVSNLENAIQFYTEVLGLKLAHRDETRPIAFLWVGEGKEFMLGLWEQKENLQTRHFAFSSSKEDILNYSVEFLENKDLKPYNFLKNGSVEPMVFAWMPALAIYFNDPDGNQLEFISILEGESKPELGVLSYEEWMNSVKN comes from the coding sequence ATGATTAAAGGAATATATGAGACCCATGTTCAGGTGAGCAATTTGGAAAATGCAATACAATTTTATACAGAAGTGTTAGGATTGAAACTGGCTCACAGAGATGAAACCAGGCCTATTGCCTTTTTATGGGTTGGAGAAGGGAAAGAATTTATGTTAGGATTATGGGAGCAGAAGGAGAATCTTCAGACCAGACATTTTGCTTTTTCAAGTAGTAAAGAAGATATTTTAAACTATTCAGTGGAGTTTTTAGAAAATAAAGATTTAAAGCCTTATAATTTCCTAAAAAATGGAAGTGTTGAACCAATGGTATTTGCATGGATGCCTGCACTGGCCATTTATTTCAATGATCCAGATGGAAACCAGCTTGAATTTATCTCTATTCTTGAAGGAGAAAGCAAACCGGAATTAGGTGTACTTAGTTATGAAGAATGGATGAACTCTGTAAAAAACTGA
- a CDS encoding TROVE domain-containing protein: MKFNFLKKETKVVLNYEGAKAYAMTPAEELYSAVITTGLSDANYEKGNDRLERIQSLIKKNDPEFVAKLAVYARKDMYLRSIPLVLTTELAKQTSGTDLVSKTVEGVVQRADEITELLAYYQLANKRTDTKKLNKLSKQIQKGLVRSFNKFDEYQFAKYNRKAEVTLRDALFLVHPKAKDENQQAVFNKIANNTLETPYTWEVELSVLGQTKFANDAERRLAFKNKWEELIFSNKLGYMATMRNLRNILEAGVSSDAMNKVCRYLSDERAVSGSKQLPFRFLAAYRELKTIDSPYLSSVLEALEDAVVVSAKNIKGFGFDTSVVIAADVSGSMQKAVSNKSKILLYDIGLLMSMILQSQCKNVVTGIFGDRWLRVPMPKNGILRNVDAFYKREGEVGYSTNGYLVIEDLIKRGEKVNKVMLFTDTQMWDSTGNRKSFEDVWNRYKMIAPNAKLYIFDLAGYGTQPLDIRKNDVHLIAGWSDKIFEVLNALEDKKSAVEMIHKVVL, translated from the coding sequence ATGAAATTTAATTTTTTAAAAAAAGAAACTAAAGTAGTATTGAACTACGAAGGTGCAAAAGCATATGCGATGACACCTGCAGAAGAATTGTATAGTGCTGTTATTACAACAGGACTGTCAGATGCCAACTATGAAAAAGGAAATGACAGATTGGAAAGAATCCAGTCTCTGATCAAAAAAAATGATCCTGAATTTGTGGCAAAACTGGCGGTATACGCAAGAAAAGATATGTACTTGCGTTCCATTCCATTGGTGTTGACAACTGAACTGGCTAAACAGACTTCCGGTACGGATCTGGTGAGTAAAACAGTAGAAGGTGTCGTTCAGAGAGCTGATGAGATCACAGAATTGCTGGCGTACTACCAACTTGCGAATAAAAGAACAGATACTAAAAAACTGAATAAACTGTCAAAGCAGATTCAGAAAGGTCTGGTGAGATCGTTCAATAAATTTGATGAATACCAGTTTGCAAAATATAACAGAAAGGCGGAAGTTACCTTGAGAGATGCATTATTCCTGGTTCACCCGAAAGCCAAGGATGAGAACCAGCAAGCTGTTTTCAATAAAATCGCCAATAACACATTGGAAACCCCATACACATGGGAAGTAGAGCTTTCCGTTTTGGGTCAGACAAAATTTGCTAATGACGCAGAAAGAAGATTAGCTTTCAAAAATAAATGGGAAGAACTGATCTTCAGCAACAAATTGGGTTATATGGCAACCATGAGGAACCTGAGAAATATCCTGGAAGCGGGCGTATCATCAGATGCAATGAATAAAGTATGCAGATATCTTTCAGATGAAAGAGCGGTATCCGGTTCAAAGCAGCTCCCATTCAGATTTCTGGCGGCTTACAGAGAATTAAAGACTATAGATTCTCCTTATTTGTCATCTGTATTGGAAGCATTGGAAGATGCTGTGGTAGTAAGTGCTAAAAATATCAAAGGCTTTGGTTTTGATACTTCGGTAGTGATCGCTGCGGATGTATCCGGTTCTATGCAGAAAGCAGTTTCCAATAAAAGTAAAATTTTGCTGTATGATATCGGTTTGCTGATGTCGATGATCCTTCAGTCACAGTGTAAAAACGTGGTGACAGGTATTTTCGGTGACCGTTGGCTGAGAGTTCCAATGCCTAAAAATGGTATTTTAAGAAATGTAGACGCTTTCTACAAACGCGAAGGTGAAGTAGGATATTCTACGAATGGTTATCTCGTTATCGAAGATCTGATCAAAAGAGGTGAAAAAGTGAACAAAGTAATGCTATTCACCGATACTCAGATGTGGGACAGCACCGGAAACAGAAAATCTTTTGAAGACGTGTGGAACAGGTACAAAATGATTGCTCCCAATGCAAAACTGTATATTTTTGACCTGGCAGGTTATGGTACACAGCCGCTTGATATCAGAAAAAATGATGTACATCTTATAGCCGGTTGGTCAGACAAAATTTTCGAAGTGTTGAATGCGTTGGAAGATAAAAAGTCAGCCGTAGAAATGATTCATAAAGTAGTGCTGTAA
- a CDS encoding DUF6584 family protein produces MRNLFYKIEEDLKVGRKKKACDRLRNMINQFPNDLSLRKKLGQIYFEAGFLDEAGKFWMLSKPENNEMEAAVEIYRKSLSNSGNAILKDIVFRGNKDLLDEHAKKVISELEHDSFKATKHIPVFKTKMREKGTYSENKTGLLSKIGIFLLIGFVILLPVLGIFKLFEIISTLFSQ; encoded by the coding sequence ATGAGAAATTTATTTTATAAGATTGAAGAAGATCTCAAAGTAGGCAGAAAGAAAAAAGCATGTGACAGATTGAGAAATATGATCAATCAGTTTCCCAATGATCTTTCCCTAAGAAAAAAATTAGGACAGATTTATTTTGAAGCAGGATTTCTTGACGAAGCAGGTAAATTCTGGATGTTGTCTAAACCAGAGAATAATGAAATGGAAGCTGCAGTAGAGATTTACAGAAAGTCTTTAAGCAATTCAGGAAATGCAATTTTAAAAGATATTGTTTTCAGAGGAAATAAAGATTTGCTTGATGAGCATGCAAAGAAAGTAATCAGTGAACTTGAGCATGACAGTTTTAAAGCAACAAAACATATTCCAGTTTTTAAAACCAAAATGAGGGAAAAAGGGACTTATTCGGAAAATAAAACAGGTCTTCTGAGTAAAATTGGAATCTTTCTATTGATTGGATTCGTTATTTTACTGCCAGTTTTAGGGATTTTTAAATTGTTTGAAATAATATCAACATTATTTTCTCAATAA
- a CDS encoding helix-turn-helix domain-containing protein codes for MLKMEYPEKLKDPKIKELLEKLNTSEDVLKFNEKLFKQSRENQKLKTYDRQTMLKLLQYQKKHGHSTSYMSRKYKISRTTLSKWKLMFEEELDTMKSAGK; via the coding sequence ATGCTAAAGATGGAATATCCGGAAAAGCTAAAAGATCCGAAAATCAAAGAACTTCTTGAAAAACTTAATACCAGTGAGGATGTTCTGAAGTTCAATGAAAAGCTGTTCAAGCAGTCCAGAGAAAATCAAAAACTCAAAACCTATGACAGGCAGACTATGCTAAAGCTGCTTCAGTATCAGAAAAAGCATGGTCACTCTACAAGCTATATGTCCAGAAAATATAAAATAAGCAGAACTACTCTTTCAAAATGGAAACTCATGTTTGAAGAAGAGCTTGACACAATGAAAAGTGCCGGCAAATAA
- a CDS encoding transposase, with translation MLYKEIHIGKFIKERVDENEITIERICKFLSKDEGAIEVMYDSKSMDTDLLLRWSKLLEYDFFRLYSSHLILYAPPSAINKNQQKSEKTPYFRKNIYTQEIKDFIMKRILSGEMTQSEVIKEYSIPKSTLHRWLQKSDNVNG, from the coding sequence ATGTTATATAAAGAAATCCATATTGGGAAATTTATTAAGGAAAGGGTAGATGAAAATGAAATAACAATAGAAAGGATATGCAAATTTTTAAGCAAAGATGAAGGAGCAATCGAGGTAATGTATGACAGCAAATCGATGGATACAGATCTTCTTTTAAGATGGAGCAAATTATTGGAATATGATTTTTTCAGACTTTACAGCTCACATTTAATTTTATATGCACCTCCTTCTGCCATCAACAAAAACCAGCAGAAATCTGAAAAAACGCCTTATTTCAGGAAAAACATTTACACTCAGGAAATCAAAGATTTTATTATGAAGAGAATTCTTTCCGGTGAAATGACCCAAAGTGAAGTCATTAAAGAATATTCTATTCCAAAAAGTACCCTTCACAGATGGCTTCAGAAGAGCGATAATGTAAACGGATAA
- a CDS encoding SulP family inorganic anion transporter produces the protein MKNTISLFDFSKKINYKNELLAGFTVAMTMIPESLSFAILAGLSPLTGLYAAFMMGLVTSVLGGRPGMVSGGAGATIVVLIALIQSHGVEYLFATVALAGILQMLVGIFKLGKFVRLIPQPVMYGFLNGLAIIIFMAQVEQFKITDSSGAVSWLQGMSLYIMAGLTALTIAVVYFFPKITKTVPASLVAIIIVFAVVLGFNIPTKTVADIAHISGNLPGFHIPKIPFSLETLEIIFPYALIMAGVGLIESLLTLSMVDEITNTKGSANKESVAQGLANITNGFFGGMGGCAMVAQTLVNLNAGSRARLSGIIASLLILIIILCGAPVIEKIPMAALVGVMMMVAISTFQWVSIRIVNKMPKSDIFVGITVALITVILHNLALAVLVGVIISALVFAWDNAKRIRARKYVDENGVKYYEIYGPLFFGSVTAFTDKFDPMNDPDQVVVDFKESRIVDMSAIEALGKLSKRYKEQNKIVHLRHLSEDCRKILKNAEAVVEVNIQEDPTYKVMPEK, from the coding sequence ATGAAAAATACTATAAGCTTATTCGATTTTTCGAAGAAAATAAATTATAAAAATGAACTGCTGGCCGGTTTTACGGTAGCGATGACTATGATCCCTGAATCTCTTTCATTTGCTATCCTTGCCGGTTTGTCTCCTCTTACAGGGCTTTATGCGGCTTTTATGATGGGATTGGTAACCTCCGTTCTGGGAGGACGTCCGGGAATGGTTTCCGGTGGAGCTGGTGCAACCATCGTTGTATTGATTGCTCTGATACAATCTCATGGCGTAGAATATCTTTTTGCTACTGTAGCACTGGCCGGAATACTTCAAATGCTGGTAGGAATCTTTAAACTGGGAAAATTTGTGAGATTGATTCCGCAACCGGTTATGTACGGATTCCTGAACGGATTGGCCATTATTATCTTTATGGCACAGGTAGAGCAGTTTAAAATTACAGACAGCAGCGGAGCCGTAAGCTGGCTGCAGGGAATGTCTTTGTATATAATGGCTGGTTTAACTGCCCTGACGATTGCCGTAGTCTACTTTTTTCCAAAAATAACGAAAACAGTTCCTGCCTCGCTCGTGGCGATCATCATTGTCTTTGCTGTAGTTCTTGGGTTTAATATTCCAACCAAAACAGTAGCAGATATTGCTCATATCAGTGGAAATCTTCCAGGTTTTCATATTCCGAAAATCCCTTTTTCACTGGAAACTCTAGAGATTATTTTTCCATATGCCTTAATTATGGCTGGAGTAGGCCTTATTGAATCTCTTCTGACATTATCCATGGTGGATGAAATCACCAATACAAAAGGAAGCGCCAATAAAGAATCTGTAGCTCAGGGGTTAGCCAATATTACCAACGGTTTCTTTGGGGGAATGGGAGGCTGTGCAATGGTAGCGCAGACACTGGTGAATCTTAATGCAGGTTCCAGAGCAAGATTATCAGGAATAATAGCATCACTTCTTATTTTAATAATCATTTTGTGTGGAGCACCTGTCATTGAGAAAATTCCTATGGCTGCTTTAGTAGGAGTAATGATGATGGTGGCAATCAGTACTTTTCAATGGGTGTCTATCAGGATTGTTAATAAAATGCCGAAATCAGATATCTTCGTAGGAATTACTGTAGCATTGATTACTGTAATTTTACATAACCTGGCCTTGGCGGTGTTAGTTGGAGTTATCATCTCGGCGTTGGTTTTTGCATGGGATAATGCCAAAAGAATACGGGCAAGAAAGTATGTAGATGAAAACGGAGTGAAGTATTACGAAATATACGGACCGTTGTTTTTCGGTTCTGTAACAGCATTTACAGATAAGTTTGATCCAATGAATGATCCCGATCAAGTGGTTGTGGATTTTAAAGAAAGCCGTATTGTGGATATGAGTGCGATAGAAGCTTTAGGTAAGTTATCTAAGCGTTATAAAGAACAAAATAAAATAGTACACTTACGACATCTCAGTGAAGACTGTAGAAAAATATTGAAAAATGCAGAAGCTGTAGTAGAAGTTAATATCCAGGAAGATCCTACTTATAAAGTGATGCCGGAAAAATAA
- the fusA gene encoding elongation factor G, protein MKYNTRNIGIIAHVDAGKTTLSERLLYYTGLIHKIGNVDDGNTTMDKDIQERNRGITISSAAVSTQWKKDDNVYNINIIDTPGHIDFAVEVERSLRVLDSVVAVFCASSGVQPQTENVWFQAEKHGTSKICFINKMDRIGADFFAVLHEIRSKLSAVPLALQIPIGAESHFEGVIDLVKMKALYWTDENGETIAEKEIPATSQPEADEYRIKLLETLAEYDETFFEIFMDTEHTVTVEMLTEAIQRVCRTGSAVPVLCGSAFKNKGIQPLLDAVVTYLPAPDQLADLQGRDPHTEETITLERNETVSFSGLVFKVMIDKHMGRLAMLRVYSGKIKSGDTLLNVRTGESFRISRILQMQSDKTLSLEEAKAGDIVALTGIKDAKTGDSLSSSDKPILLESITIPTPVIRVAIEPKTNGDEKSFGLVLAKIQEEDPSLVVERDQQTGETLLSGLGELHLEVTLEKIRLNHGIEVNQGKPKVSYREILTATKVHREKLSKQNGGSGQFADISFEIGPGNDNEHGLEFINMIKGGVIPTEFIPSVEKGFREAMENGPLKGYPLENMKVTLLDGSFHAQDSAALDFEIAAREGFKAAAKGCSPKLMEPVMQVEIQSIEEYTGAVTADINRRRGIITSIDERSGRKIFAAEVPLASTFGYISDLRTLTSGRASISMKLSHYALVPDFIANTLIT, encoded by the coding sequence ATGAAATACAACACACGAAATATAGGGATTATAGCACATGTAGATGCAGGAAAAACAACATTATCCGAAAGACTTCTGTATTACACAGGACTTATTCATAAAATAGGTAATGTAGATGACGGAAATACCACCATGGATAAAGACATACAGGAAAGAAACAGAGGGATTACCATTTCATCCGCTGCGGTTTCAACACAATGGAAAAAAGATGATAATGTTTATAATATCAACATTATTGATACTCCGGGGCACATTGATTTTGCAGTAGAAGTAGAGCGCTCTCTAAGGGTTCTGGACAGTGTAGTCGCAGTTTTCTGTGCTTCATCAGGCGTTCAGCCGCAAACTGAAAATGTTTGGTTCCAGGCAGAAAAACATGGAACCTCCAAGATTTGTTTCATCAACAAAATGGACAGAATTGGTGCAGATTTCTTTGCTGTTCTTCATGAGATAAGAAGCAAGCTAAGTGCTGTTCCCCTGGCCCTTCAGATCCCGATTGGAGCTGAAAGTCATTTTGAAGGTGTCATTGATCTTGTCAAAATGAAAGCCTTATACTGGACCGATGAAAACGGAGAAACTATTGCAGAGAAGGAAATTCCAGCCACTTCTCAGCCTGAAGCTGATGAATACAGAATCAAATTACTGGAAACGCTGGCAGAATATGATGAGACGTTTTTTGAAATCTTCATGGATACTGAACATACAGTCACTGTTGAAATGCTTACAGAAGCTATACAAAGAGTCTGCAGAACAGGATCTGCCGTTCCCGTTCTATGTGGTTCTGCCTTTAAGAATAAGGGAATCCAGCCTCTTCTAGATGCGGTTGTAACATATCTTCCGGCACCTGATCAGCTTGCTGACCTGCAGGGAAGAGATCCTCATACAGAAGAAACGATAACACTGGAAAGGAATGAAACTGTTTCTTTTTCAGGACTTGTCTTCAAAGTTATGATTGACAAGCATATGGGAAGACTGGCTATGCTCCGTGTATATTCCGGAAAAATTAAATCCGGAGATACTTTACTGAATGTAAGAACGGGTGAAAGCTTCAGGATTTCCAGGATTTTACAAATGCAGTCTGACAAAACGTTATCACTGGAAGAAGCTAAAGCGGGAGATATTGTTGCTTTGACAGGAATAAAGGATGCCAAAACCGGAGATTCTTTATCTTCTTCCGACAAGCCGATATTACTGGAATCGATTACGATTCCTACTCCTGTTATCAGGGTGGCTATTGAGCCGAAAACCAATGGTGATGAGAAATCTTTCGGTTTGGTACTGGCAAAAATCCAGGAAGAAGATCCTTCTTTGGTGGTTGAAAGGGATCAACAGACCGGAGAAACTTTATTGAGTGGACTGGGAGAGCTTCATCTTGAGGTTACTTTGGAAAAAATCCGCCTGAATCATGGTATTGAAGTCAATCAGGGAAAACCTAAAGTTTCTTACCGTGAGATTTTAACAGCAACCAAAGTTCATAGAGAGAAACTTTCCAAACAGAACGGAGGAAGCGGGCAGTTCGCTGATATCAGTTTTGAGATCGGGCCAGGAAATGATAATGAACATGGATTGGAATTTATCAATATGATCAAAGGAGGAGTTATCCCCACTGAATTTATTCCATCTGTTGAAAAGGGATTCAGAGAAGCTATGGAAAACGGACCTTTAAAAGGATATCCTCTGGAAAACATGAAGGTTACTCTTCTGGACGGTTCTTTCCACGCTCAGGATTCTGCGGCGCTTGATTTTGAGATTGCAGCAAGAGAAGGATTCAAAGCTGCGGCCAAAGGTTGCAGTCCCAAACTTATGGAACCTGTCATGCAGGTGGAGATTCAAAGTATTGAAGAATATACTGGTGCTGTTACTGCAGATATCAACAGAAGAAGGGGAATCATCACTTCTATTGATGAAAGGTCAGGAAGAAAGATTTTTGCAGCGGAAGTTCCGTTAGCTTCAACTTTCGGATATATTTCTGATCTGAGAACTCTGACAAGCGGAAGAGCTTCCATCAGCATGAAATTGTCGCACTATGCTTTAGTGCCTGATTTTATTGCAAATACATTAATCACCTAA